The Paenibacillus macerans genome includes a window with the following:
- a CDS encoding HRDC domain-containing protein — MRIVFLNSLEKKRNGALMTEAQVWIGEEEGQWRMGWNELTADGEQEHLWYEGASWSEMLHVYRHRLAVKLGEGFRPVMEGIWDEKEQLRGRGMAAQKLICYSELNANEPVYNELCVWRRKKAAADRKAPYLIASNRLLRMISTFLPHTAEELLQLPGVGENKAAEFGAEVLDITEKAERTHDFPLDWVEREIDDETFRSWLYKQKEVKFRAEMEKFSVRRSLLESLAAGSSLNDMCSRAGIERREALELLESLEKEGYDTDSLVDAELQEMPEEEQIAVWQAYEELGDAFLKPVLQKVYGAETPEGANLDLLYERLRLIRLRYRRHRESARHAG; from the coding sequence ATGCGGATCGTATTTTTGAACAGTTTGGAGAAGAAAAGAAACGGCGCGTTGATGACCGAGGCCCAGGTCTGGATCGGCGAAGAGGAAGGGCAATGGCGGATGGGCTGGAACGAATTGACCGCGGACGGGGAGCAGGAGCATTTGTGGTACGAAGGGGCTTCCTGGTCGGAAATGCTTCACGTTTACCGCCATCGTCTGGCGGTCAAGCTGGGGGAGGGATTTCGCCCCGTCATGGAGGGAATCTGGGATGAAAAAGAGCAGCTGAGAGGGCGGGGAATGGCGGCTCAGAAATTGATTTGTTACAGCGAGCTGAACGCAAACGAGCCTGTGTATAACGAGCTTTGTGTATGGCGTAGAAAGAAGGCCGCCGCCGACCGGAAAGCGCCCTATCTCATCGCGAGCAATCGGCTGCTGCGCATGATCAGCACATTTTTGCCGCATACGGCCGAGGAACTGCTGCAGCTTCCGGGCGTAGGCGAGAACAAAGCCGCCGAGTTTGGCGCCGAGGTGCTGGATATTACGGAGAAAGCGGAACGAACCCATGATTTTCCGCTGGATTGGGTGGAGCGGGAGATCGATGATGAGACATTCCGGTCCTGGCTATATAAGCAGAAGGAAGTCAAGTTTCGCGCGGAGATGGAAAAATTCAGCGTTCGCCGCTCGTTGCTTGAATCCCTGGCCGCAGGTTCAAGCTTAAACGACATGTGTTCCCGGGCCGGCATCGAGCGGAGGGAGGCGCTGGAGCTGCTTGAATCGTTGGAAAAGGAAGGGTACGATACCGATTCCCTGGTGGATGCCGAGCTGCAGGAGATGCCCGAAGAGGAGCAAATCGCGGTTTGGCAGGCTTACGAGGAACTGGGCGACGCTTTTCTTAAGCCGGTGCTCCAGAAGGTTTACGGCGCCGAAACACCGGAAGGAGCAAATCTCGATTTGCTCTACGAACGGCTGCGCCTGATCCGCCTCCGCTACCGCCGCCACCGCGAAAGCGCCCGCCACGCGGGGTGA
- a CDS encoding aspartyl-phosphate phosphatase Spo0E family protein, whose amino-acid sequence MDEEDRANSPQAVTLEDEIHLLRSKMEKIFLQEKSFTSDVVIEISSLLDLKINEFMKTHKNTCSKRPVFSTEKVERS is encoded by the coding sequence ATGGACGAAGAAGATCGGGCGAATTCACCACAAGCTGTAACGTTAGAGGATGAAATTCATCTGCTGCGCAGTAAGATGGAGAAGATCTTTTTGCAGGAGAAGTCCTTTACTTCGGATGTCGTGATCGAAATCAGCAGTTTGCTTGATTTGAAAATCAATGAGTTTATGAAAACCCATAAAAATACGTGTTCAAAAAGGCCGGTTTTCAGCACCGAGAAGGTTGAAAGAAGTTAG
- a CDS encoding Lrp/AsnC family transcriptional regulator, producing MKQLSELKLKVLDLLKEDARRDANLLATLIGVPVEEVAEAIRELEDDHVIVKYATVINSSKLDDEKVTALIEVQITPERGRGFEAIAERVYLFPQVKSVYLMSGAYDLLVEVEGRNLKEVASFVSEKLSTLESVLSTKTHFILKKYKQDGVIFEDPEEDRRLMISP from the coding sequence ATGAAACAACTAAGCGAATTGAAGCTGAAGGTGCTGGACCTCCTGAAAGAGGACGCCCGCCGTGATGCGAATCTGCTGGCGACCCTGATCGGGGTTCCGGTGGAGGAAGTGGCGGAAGCGATCAGGGAGCTGGAAGATGACCATGTGATCGTCAAATACGCGACGGTGATCAATTCCAGCAAGCTGGACGACGAGAAGGTAACGGCTTTGATTGAAGTTCAAATCACGCCCGAACGGGGACGCGGGTTTGAAGCGATCGCGGAGCGGGTTTATTTGTTCCCTCAGGTCAAATCCGTCTATTTGATGTCCGGCGCGTACGATTTGCTGGTCGAGGTGGAGGGCCGCAACCTGAAAGAGGTGGCCAGCTTCGTGTCGGAAAAGTTGTCGACGCTGGAGTCCGTGTTATCGACCAAAACCCATTTTATTCTCAAAAAATACAAACAAGACGGCGTCATCTTCGAAGATCCGGAAGAAGACCGCCGTTTGATGATTTCTCCGTAA
- a CDS encoding Crp/Fnr family transcriptional regulator, whose protein sequence is MNNLDSLCQSRLFSGISPYDIPQMLKCLSATRKEYAKDEMVVREGDLVDDVGIILQGSAQSTKLSVTGKQIIVSLHYPGGYTAVLTAASRGRRCPMSVQAVEPLEVLFIPIKSILSRCTKLCMAHEQLLGNLFDSIAERALELHDRNDCLIMPTIRDKVLTYLTRVMRETGTETFTIPFDREAMAEYLDVDRSALSRELAWMKRDGLIDFYRNEFKLLQKQ, encoded by the coding sequence ATGAACAACTTAGATTCCCTATGTCAATCACGTTTATTTTCGGGGATTTCCCCATATGATATTCCCCAAATGCTTAAATGTCTGTCAGCCACACGGAAAGAATATGCAAAAGATGAGATGGTTGTCCGTGAGGGCGATTTAGTTGATGATGTCGGCATCATATTGCAGGGTAGCGCTCAAAGTACGAAATTGAGCGTCACGGGAAAACAAATTATTGTATCTCTCCATTATCCGGGTGGATATACCGCAGTTTTAACAGCGGCTAGCCGTGGAAGAAGATGCCCTATGTCAGTACAGGCAGTAGAACCGCTTGAGGTTCTGTTTATTCCTATCAAAAGCATATTGAGCCGTTGTACGAAGTTATGTATGGCACACGAACAATTACTTGGCAATCTTTTTGATAGTATTGCAGAACGAGCGTTAGAACTGCATGACCGAAATGATTGTCTGATTATGCCTACTATTCGGGATAAGGTCTTAACTTATTTAACAAGAGTTATGCGTGAAACTGGAACAGAAACTTTTACTATTCCTTTTGATAGAGAAGCGATGGCCGAGTATTTAGATGTAGATCGAAGTGCTTTATCCAGAGAGCTTGCATGGATGAAGCGGGACGGCTTGATTGACTTTTATAGAAACGAATTTAAGCTATTGCAAAAGCAGTAG
- a CDS encoding DUF350 domain-containing protein, producing the protein MKENIDPLLEQPLGLIIGYFSVAVVELIVFLSCFESLTKYRCWQEIKRGNMAASLATGGKIFGLCNVIRFAAKQPSIYDFMIWSSVGSLLLFAAYLLFQFWTPVFRLDREIAEGNTSVGFISMAVSVSVSFLIGACIG; encoded by the coding sequence GTGAAGGAGAACATCGATCCGCTGCTGGAGCAGCCGCTGGGGCTTATAATCGGTTATTTTTCCGTGGCGGTTGTGGAGTTGATCGTTTTTCTTTCCTGCTTTGAATCGTTGACCAAATACCGCTGCTGGCAGGAAATCAAGCGTGGGAATATGGCTGCTTCGCTGGCGACCGGCGGAAAAATTTTCGGGCTGTGCAACGTGATCCGGTTTGCCGCCAAGCAGCCGTCCATTTACGACTTTATGATCTGGTCGTCGGTCGGCTCGCTGCTGCTTTTTGCAGCTTACCTGTTATTTCAGTTCTGGACGCCGGTGTTCCGGCTCGACCGGGAAATCGCCGAAGGAAACACGAGCGTTGGTTTTATTTCCATGGCCGTTTCCGTTTCGGTGTCCTTTTTGATTGGAGCTTGTATAGGCTAG
- a CDS encoding DUF3055 domain-containing protein, translated as MSQPNPHKDLDFLSDSTEDTSTRFVTFIGSSLRRFDLAVTTTNRFYGKKLVTDLQSGKTAILGTDDLDEEGYLEHVYGLDEEEAEEMRSFLYQVVGDAYFTD; from the coding sequence ATGAGCCAACCGAACCCGCATAAAGATTTGGACTTTCTCTCCGACAGCACCGAGGATACCTCGACCCGTTTCGTCACGTTTATCGGGAGCTCGCTGCGTCGGTTCGATCTCGCCGTCACAACGACCAACCGCTTTTACGGCAAAAAGCTGGTCACGGATTTGCAATCCGGCAAAACCGCCATCTTAGGCACGGATGATTTGGATGAGGAAGGCTACCTTGAACACGTCTACGGCCTGGACGAAGAAGAAGCCGAAGAAATGCGCTCGTTTCTGTATCAGGTGGTTGGCGACGCTTATTTTACGGACTGA
- a CDS encoding cob(I)yrinic acid a,c-diamide adenosyltransferase, whose product MPIYTRTGDQGQTSVIGGRVDKDDNRIEAYGMIDELNSFVGVAASLAGPELFSDLREQLVEIQQELFDCGSDLAYVKLSESRYKVAAQLAERLETWIDRYEAENPPLERFILPGGTELASALHVCRTVCRRAERRAVTLSRHTEVNPHVLTYLNRLSDYFFAAARTANARQHVSDIEYARGRKVFGNKS is encoded by the coding sequence ATGCCAATTTACACGCGTACCGGAGACCAAGGGCAAACCTCGGTCATCGGGGGCAGAGTGGACAAAGATGACAACCGGATTGAAGCTTACGGAATGATCGATGAACTGAACAGCTTTGTCGGGGTAGCGGCGAGTTTGGCCGGACCGGAGCTGTTTTCCGATTTGCGGGAACAACTGGTGGAGATTCAGCAGGAACTGTTCGACTGCGGTTCGGATCTGGCCTATGTCAAGCTGTCCGAAAGCCGCTATAAAGTGGCGGCGCAGCTGGCTGAACGGCTGGAAACGTGGATCGACCGGTACGAAGCGGAAAATCCGCCGCTGGAAAGGTTCATCCTTCCGGGCGGAACCGAATTGGCTTCGGCTTTGCATGTTTGCCGTACCGTCTGCCGCCGCGCGGAACGCCGCGCGGTCACCTTAAGCCGCCACACGGAAGTGAATCCGCATGTGTTAACCTACTTAAACCGGCTGTCCGATTATTTCTTCGCGGCGGCCCGCACCGCCAATGCCCGGCAGCACGTATCCGACATCGAATACGCCCGCGGCAGGAAGGTGTTCGGCAACAAGTCATGA
- a CDS encoding aminotransferase class I/II-fold pyridoxal phosphate-dependent enzyme, with amino-acid sequence MSVNSQQAEQAGPTMTSYLAPRVREIQPSGIRRFFDLASGSKDIITLGVGEPDFITPWHVREACVYSLERGYTSYTSNAGTPELREAIAEYLYSSYDVKYNPKDEILVTVGASEAIDLALRALIEPGDEILVPVPCYISYSPIVTIGGGIPVEIETYAGDNFKLKAEHLKAKITPKSKVLILNYPSNPTGGIMTYEDWLPIAKVVEEHDLIVISDEIYSELTYGQKHVSFASIPGMKDRTILVNGFSKAFAMTGWRMGYACGHPDLIYAMLKIHQYTVMCAPVMGQVAALEALRNGLEEKDQMIESYNQRRRLIVQGLRDIGLSCHEPQGAFYAFPSIESTGLTSDEFAQRLLIEAKVAAVPGNVFGAGGEGFLRCSYATGVSQINEALHRIGEFVHKLKLG; translated from the coding sequence ATGAGCGTTAATTCACAGCAAGCAGAGCAGGCAGGACCAACGATGACTTCATATTTGGCTCCCCGGGTCCGGGAGATTCAGCCTTCCGGCATCCGCCGTTTTTTCGACCTGGCCAGCGGGAGCAAGGATATCATTACTTTAGGGGTAGGCGAGCCGGATTTTATCACGCCGTGGCATGTGCGGGAAGCTTGCGTGTATTCGCTGGAGCGCGGGTACACGAGCTATACGTCCAACGCCGGCACGCCCGAGCTCAGGGAAGCGATCGCGGAGTATTTATATTCCAGTTATGACGTCAAATATAACCCGAAGGATGAAATTCTCGTTACGGTGGGCGCAAGCGAAGCGATCGACCTCGCCCTCCGGGCGCTGATCGAACCGGGGGACGAGATTCTCGTTCCGGTTCCTTGTTACATCTCCTATTCGCCGATCGTTACGATCGGGGGAGGGATTCCGGTAGAAATCGAAACCTACGCAGGCGACAATTTCAAATTGAAGGCCGAGCACCTGAAGGCTAAAATCACGCCGAAGTCGAAAGTGCTGATTTTGAACTATCCGAGCAATCCGACGGGCGGGATTATGACGTACGAGGATTGGCTTCCGATCGCCAAAGTGGTGGAGGAACACGATCTGATCGTTATTTCGGATGAGATCTACTCGGAACTGACGTACGGTCAAAAACACGTCAGCTTCGCATCGATTCCGGGCATGAAGGACCGGACGATCCTCGTCAACGGTTTTTCCAAGGCGTTTGCCATGACCGGCTGGCGGATGGGATATGCCTGCGGCCATCCGGATTTAATATACGCCATGCTCAAAATTCACCAGTACACGGTGATGTGCGCTCCTGTCATGGGGCAAGTCGCGGCGCTGGAAGCCCTCCGAAACGGACTTGAGGAAAAAGACCAGATGATCGAATCCTACAACCAGCGGCGCAGATTGATCGTTCAAGGGCTGCGGGACATCGGTTTGAGTTGTCATGAACCGCAAGGCGCGTTTTATGCCTTCCCGAGCATCGAATCGACGGGGCTGACGTCGGACGAATTCGCGCAGCGCCTGCTGATCGAAGCCAAGGTTGCGGCGGTGCCCGGGAATGTGTTTGGGGCCGGAGGCGAAGGTTTCCTTCGCTGCTCCTATGCGACGGGAGTCAGCCAAATCAATGAGGCGCTGCATCGGATAGGAGAGTTTGTCCACAAACTGAAGCTAGGTTAG
- a CDS encoding lactate utilization protein, which produces MQEKENSIKARNRLLASKVIKNLQSRKFEAYYCDNAIEVVEKALSFIPEHSSVSWGGSVTLEEIGLLNRVRQGSYIITDRDKAQTMEERYDLMRQSLLCDTYLTSFNAVSEDGILVNIDSVGNRTAAITFGPKSVVAIVGMNKVCKTAEDAVIRARTYAAPINVYRCSCSSSPFLHSPQKTPCLINGACGDCKTDDCICSYIVQTRMCRPAGRIKIILVGESLGF; this is translated from the coding sequence ATGCAAGAGAAAGAAAATTCAATAAAAGCGAGAAATCGACTTTTAGCCTCAAAGGTTATTAAAAATCTGCAAAGCAGAAAGTTTGAGGCTTATTACTGTGATAACGCCATAGAAGTTGTAGAAAAGGCACTATCATTTATTCCGGAACATTCTTCGGTATCATGGGGCGGGTCAGTCACGCTTGAAGAAATCGGGCTTCTGAATCGAGTACGTCAAGGCAGCTATATAATCACTGATCGTGATAAAGCGCAAACCATGGAGGAACGTTATGACCTCATGCGCCAATCTCTTTTGTGCGACACCTATTTAACGAGTTTTAACGCCGTTAGCGAAGATGGCATATTGGTCAATATAGACAGTGTGGGCAATCGAACGGCGGCGATTACCTTTGGACCGAAAAGTGTTGTTGCTATCGTTGGGATGAATAAGGTTTGCAAGACCGCTGAAGACGCAGTTATAAGAGCCAGAACATATGCGGCCCCCATTAATGTATACCGCTGTTCGTGTTCGTCCAGCCCATTTTTACATTCGCCGCAAAAAACGCCCTGCTTGATCAATGGTGCTTGCGGAGATTGTAAAACAGATGATTGCATCTGTTCTTACATCGTCCAAACAAGAATGTGTAGACCGGCGGGGAGAATAAAGATTATCCTCGTTGGTGAATCTTTGGGATTTTGA
- a CDS encoding 5'-3' exonuclease, translated as MSEHKILVVDGMALLFRAYFAQSYSARRLADGTPTNAIYGFLQYLFDAVNTFNPTHVLCCWDMGSKTFRNELHADYKANRPEAPEDLVPQFSLVKDIVAALDIPNIGLEGYEADDCIGTVSNRLSGFGHVYVLTGDQDMLQLVSERIHVVIMKKGRSNYAVYDLDFLKEDKGIQPFQVVEMKGLTGDTSDNYPGVKGIGEKTALKLLAEYKSIDGILDNLEHLPKSVKAKIEADLDNLHLSRTLARINIEVPIECSLEECLWTVNPDAAADLFEKYRFTSLLKMIG; from the coding sequence ATGAGCGAACATAAAATTCTTGTGGTTGACGGAATGGCCTTGCTTTTCAGAGCCTACTTTGCCCAGTCCTACAGTGCCAGGCGTCTGGCGGACGGCACCCCGACCAATGCGATTTACGGATTCCTGCAATATCTGTTCGACGCGGTAAATACGTTTAACCCTACGCACGTCCTATGCTGCTGGGATATGGGCAGCAAAACGTTCCGCAATGAGCTTCACGCGGATTATAAAGCGAATCGTCCCGAAGCCCCGGAAGACCTGGTGCCGCAGTTTTCTTTGGTCAAAGACATCGTAGCCGCGCTCGACATCCCCAATATCGGACTCGAAGGATACGAAGCGGATGACTGCATCGGCACGGTTTCCAACCGGTTAAGCGGGTTCGGTCATGTTTATGTTCTTACCGGCGATCAGGATATGCTGCAGTTGGTGTCGGAACGCATTCATGTCGTAATCATGAAGAAGGGCAGATCCAATTATGCGGTGTACGACTTGGATTTCTTAAAAGAGGACAAGGGAATTCAGCCGTTCCAGGTGGTCGAGATGAAGGGTCTTACCGGCGACACCAGCGACAACTACCCCGGAGTGAAGGGGATCGGCGAAAAGACGGCGTTAAAGCTGTTGGCCGAATACAAATCCATCGACGGGATTCTGGACAATTTGGAGCATTTGCCGAAGAGCGTTAAAGCCAAAATCGAGGCCGACTTGGACAACCTCCATTTGTCCAGAACGCTCGCCCGGATTAATATCGAGGTGCCGATCGAATGCTCGCTGGAAGAATGCTTGTGGACGGTGAACCCGGACGCGGCGGCGGACTTGTTTGAAAAATACCGGTTTACCTCTTTGTTGAAAATGATTGGTTAG
- a CDS encoding helix-turn-helix domain-containing protein yields MPVVVKLKEILAERNMSQRELARLTGLRPNTISHLCSKEVDRVHLSTFDVICKTLNISLSELLVLEDG; encoded by the coding sequence TTGCCAGTTGTCGTTAAACTCAAAGAGATTCTAGCCGAACGCAATATGTCTCAGCGTGAATTAGCAAGACTAACAGGACTAAGACCAAATACCATAAGCCATCTTTGTTCCAAAGAAGTTGACAGGGTACATCTCAGCACCTTTGATGTGATTTGTAAGACTTTAAACATCAGCTTGAGCGAACTTCTTGTATTGGAAGATGGCTAA
- a CDS encoding arsenate reductase family protein, protein MSKLLVYQYPPCGTCRKAIKWLESKGHELDLRHIKENPPSEAELAELVERSGLELKKFFNTSGEVYKELGLKDKLSGMSREEQITLLSSNGMLIKRPIVTDGKTVTVGYKEEQYEQVWGK, encoded by the coding sequence ATGAGCAAATTATTGGTTTATCAATATCCGCCATGCGGCACATGCCGCAAAGCGATTAAATGGCTGGAGTCCAAAGGCCACGAGCTTGATTTGCGGCACATCAAGGAGAACCCGCCAAGCGAGGCTGAGCTGGCCGAGTTGGTGGAGCGGAGCGGTCTGGAATTGAAGAAGTTTTTTAATACGAGCGGCGAGGTTTATAAAGAATTGGGACTTAAGGACAAGCTGTCCGGCATGTCCAGGGAAGAGCAGATAACGCTGTTGTCTTCGAACGGCATGCTGATCAAGCGGCCGATCGTCACGGACGGAAAAACGGTCACGGTCGGGTACAAGGAAGAACAATACGAGCAGGTATGGGGCAAATAG
- a CDS encoding MFS transporter, with protein sequence MSKHRKSLNGQSILLLAVNGLFVLAGALSGTFLNVYIWKVKQDFSLIGWFTFSQQLALGLAFWIAGKWVKERDKMFFLRLGIIVSGLFYLLVLWAGKHTVDYIWPLGLLFGAGSGLFWLAFNVVYFEVTDVKTRDLFNGWVGVLGSVIGIFGPWVSGWLISVKHGEAGYRLIFTISLVVYGLGILLSFWLKKRQRGGPYDWLAPVRKLRHDSPWRQAAPASAAHGLREGVFTFITNLLVFISTSAEWRIGQFSFVTSLVSLVSYWAVGKWLKLKFRYYGMLIGAVLITLVIGPLLWKVSYGTLMFMGIGTSLFLPLYLIPVVSSVFDLIGNSPESVERRVELVVLRELSITVGRMAGTLLFIVIYSLYPQMSTVTWLMFGLGAAPILSWLALRKQLKKAPSPSDPDSRRKKTVRAVRA encoded by the coding sequence ATGAGTAAACACCGCAAAAGCCTGAACGGTCAGTCGATTCTGCTGCTGGCGGTCAACGGACTGTTTGTGCTGGCCGGAGCCTTGTCGGGGACTTTTCTCAACGTGTACATCTGGAAGGTGAAGCAGGATTTCTCTTTGATCGGCTGGTTTACGTTTTCCCAGCAACTGGCGCTTGGTTTAGCGTTTTGGATCGCCGGCAAATGGGTCAAGGAGCGCGACAAAATGTTTTTTCTGCGGCTTGGCATCATCGTATCCGGCTTGTTTTATTTGCTGGTGCTCTGGGCGGGGAAACATACGGTTGACTATATTTGGCCGCTGGGCCTGCTGTTTGGCGCAGGATCGGGCCTGTTCTGGCTGGCCTTCAATGTGGTTTATTTTGAAGTGACCGATGTGAAAACACGGGACCTGTTTAACGGCTGGGTCGGAGTGTTGGGATCGGTGATCGGGATTTTCGGCCCTTGGGTATCCGGTTGGCTGATTTCGGTCAAGCATGGCGAAGCGGGCTACCGGCTTATTTTCACGATTTCCCTCGTTGTATACGGCCTCGGCATTTTGCTCAGTTTTTGGCTCAAAAAAAGGCAGCGGGGAGGTCCCTACGATTGGCTCGCCCCGGTGCGCAAGCTGCGGCACGACAGCCCATGGCGTCAAGCGGCACCCGCGTCGGCGGCCCACGGTTTGCGCGAAGGCGTGTTCACTTTCATTACTAACCTGCTCGTCTTTATCAGCACGTCGGCAGAATGGCGGATCGGGCAGTTTTCGTTTGTGACTTCGCTGGTATCGCTCGTCAGCTATTGGGCGGTCGGCAAATGGCTGAAGCTGAAATTCCGCTATTACGGAATGCTGATTGGCGCTGTATTGATTACGCTCGTCATCGGCCCTTTGCTGTGGAAGGTGAGCTATGGCACGTTGATGTTTATGGGCATCGGCACCTCCTTGTTTTTGCCCTTGTACCTCATCCCCGTCGTTTCTTCGGTGTTCGATTTGATCGGCAATAGCCCGGAAAGCGTGGAGCGGCGCGTCGAGCTCGTCGTCCTGCGGGAGCTGAGCATCACGGTGGGGCGCATGGCCGGAACGCTGCTGTTTATCGTCATTTATTCGCTTTATCCGCAGATGAGCACGGTAACATGGTTGATGTTCGGTTTGGGGGCGGCGCCGATCCTGAGCTGGCTGGCGCTGCGCAAACAGCTGAAAAAGGCGCCGAGCCCTTCAGACCCGGATAGCCGCCGCAAAAAAACGGTTAGGGCCGTTAGAGCCTGA
- a CDS encoding RluA family pseudouridine synthase, protein MTEYYDPITYHVTEREDGWQVKSVLQRRLGVSRKLLSKIKLTERGVQLNGERVYISVPVKAGDTVSITLEKETSEDILPEPMPVDIVYEDEALLVVNKAAGVIVHPTHGHYTGTLANGVVHYWQEKGEKFRFRPVHRLDQETSGLLAIAKNAYVHQHISEQLIAGQVTKKYTALVHGWPAEPEGMIDGPIDRDPAEPHRRIVTESGYPAQTYYKVLDGRQAGSLVELRLGTGRTHQIRVHMTSIGHPLIGDKFYRMPGLDLLGPEEREAVLWWDEAIGRQALHASELGFVHPLTGELLHFTLPLPADMQALYDLLRNGRGSSI, encoded by the coding sequence ATGACCGAATATTACGATCCGATCACCTATCATGTCACCGAACGCGAGGACGGCTGGCAGGTCAAAAGCGTGCTGCAGCGCCGGCTGGGCGTATCCCGGAAACTGCTGTCCAAAATCAAGCTGACCGAGCGCGGGGTGCAGCTTAACGGCGAAAGAGTTTACATCAGCGTGCCGGTCAAAGCCGGCGATACGGTTTCAATCACACTGGAAAAAGAAACGTCAGAGGATATTTTGCCGGAGCCGATGCCTGTTGACATCGTTTATGAAGATGAGGCATTGCTTGTCGTGAACAAGGCAGCCGGCGTGATCGTCCACCCGACGCACGGGCATTACACCGGCACGCTCGCCAACGGCGTCGTGCATTACTGGCAGGAAAAAGGCGAAAAATTCCGGTTTCGTCCGGTGCATCGGCTGGATCAGGAAACGAGCGGACTCCTAGCAATCGCCAAAAACGCCTACGTGCACCAGCATATCTCCGAGCAGTTGATCGCCGGGCAGGTGACGAAGAAATACACTGCGCTTGTGCACGGATGGCCGGCGGAGCCGGAGGGGATGATCGACGGGCCGATCGACCGCGATCCGGCCGAGCCGCACCGGCGGATCGTCACGGAGAGCGGCTATCCGGCCCAAACCTATTACAAGGTGCTTGATGGCCGGCAGGCGGGCTCTCTCGTGGAGCTCCGGCTCGGGACGGGGCGGACGCATCAAATCCGCGTCCACATGACCTCGATCGGCCATCCGCTGATCGGCGACAAATTTTATCGGATGCCGGGGTTGGACTTGCTCGGACCAGAGGAGCGGGAGGCCGTGCTTTGGTGGGACGAAGCGATCGGCCGGCAGGCGCTGCACGCCTCGGAACTGGGCTTTGTTCACCCGCTTACGGGCGAGTTGCTCCATTTCACGCTGCCGCTGCCTGCGGATATGCAGGCGCTGTACGATCTTTTGCGAAACGGAAGGGGAAGTTCAATATGA
- the corA gene encoding magnesium/cobalt transporter CorA: MKIRHVKEGVFTAVEDVELTTTPPEEGFYWIDADVDDLALLQPLFSLHDLAVEDCLTEEEQRPKIETYDNHYFIVVNSIRYDDEEIFLRALNIFLGRHYIITVTKQKINELRAVKPILWEQEVSEPDRFLYLLIDLVVDNYFIVGDRIEVKIEKLEEDILMHTKRSHLNEIIGLRSEILWLKKVLGPQKEVINILNKKDLRLIDDQLQKYFSDIYENAVKISENFDTFRELVGNLREAYQSAIANRANEIMRVFTAITTIFIPLTLITGIYGMNFDNMPEIHSQYGYFIVLGIMLVLGLGMFYIFRKRDWI; this comes from the coding sequence ATGAAAATCCGTCATGTTAAAGAAGGCGTATTTACCGCTGTAGAGGACGTTGAACTGACGACAACCCCGCCGGAGGAAGGCTTCTATTGGATCGATGCCGACGTGGACGATCTGGCGCTGCTGCAGCCGCTGTTTTCGCTGCATGATTTGGCCGTGGAGGACTGCCTGACCGAGGAAGAGCAACGTCCGAAAATCGAGACATACGACAACCATTACTTTATTGTTGTGAACAGCATCCGTTATGATGACGAAGAGATTTTTCTGCGGGCGCTGAACATCTTTTTGGGACGGCATTACATCATTACCGTAACCAAGCAGAAAATCAACGAGCTGCGGGCGGTCAAACCGATTTTATGGGAACAGGAAGTAAGCGAACCCGACCGTTTTCTGTATCTGCTGATCGACCTCGTGGTGGACAATTATTTCATTGTCGGCGACCGGATCGAAGTCAAGATCGAAAAGCTTGAGGAAGACATCCTGATGCATACGAAACGTTCGCACTTGAACGAAATCATCGGGCTGCGAAGCGAAATTTTGTGGCTCAAAAAGGTGCTTGGCCCGCAAAAAGAAGTCATCAATATTTTAAATAAAAAAGATCTGCGGCTGATCGACGACCAACTGCAGAAATATTTCAGCGACATTTATGAAAACGCCGTGAAGATATCCGAAAACTTCGATACGTTCCGCGAACTGGTCGGCAACTTGCGCGAGGCCTACCAGTCCGCCATCGCCAACCGGGCCAACGAAATCATGCGCGTGTTTACGGCGATTACGACGATTTTCATTCCGCTGACGCTGATCACCGGCATCTACGGGATGAACTTCGACAACATGCCGGAGATCCATTCGCAATACGGCTATTTTATCGTTTTGGGCATTATGCTCGTGCTTGGTTTGGGCATGTTTTATATTTTCCGGAAGCGGGATTGGATTTAG